One genomic segment of Bradyrhizobium prioriisuperbiae includes these proteins:
- a CDS encoding branched-chain amino acid ABC transporter permease, with translation MLDMIISQAVNGLVLGFLYVLIAVGLSVIFGMLGIVNFAHGAFFAIGAYLALMLNREFGWGAVLLAPIITGLIGVIVEMVLIRRLYGKEPLLGLILTFALALFIEAMLRLAFGAAPLPFSPPKFLSGFVEYGPILITKYRITVLAVTVFALFVFWSFLEYTPFGRIIRAGSRDAEMVGLLGINLPIVLSGVFGIGCLLAGLAGLLAGPLWTVNPSMAAGAIMPAFVIVTIGGLGSYAGAIIAGVLVGIVTSMTIQFHPDWSSAAMYILMAIILLVRPRGLFGERWERFE, from the coding sequence ATGCTCGACATGATCATATCCCAGGCCGTGAACGGCCTGGTGCTGGGTTTTCTCTACGTTCTGATCGCCGTGGGCTTGTCCGTCATTTTTGGAATGCTCGGCATCGTGAATTTCGCTCATGGCGCGTTTTTCGCCATCGGAGCGTACCTCGCGCTGATGTTGAACCGCGAGTTTGGCTGGGGCGCGGTGCTACTCGCGCCGATCATCACCGGCCTCATCGGCGTCATTGTCGAGATGGTACTCATACGCCGGCTCTACGGAAAGGAACCGCTGCTTGGCCTGATTCTCACCTTTGCGCTGGCGTTGTTCATCGAGGCGATGCTTCGCCTCGCGTTCGGTGCCGCACCGCTCCCTTTCAGTCCGCCCAAATTCCTATCGGGGTTCGTGGAATACGGACCGATCCTGATCACCAAGTACCGCATCACCGTTCTCGCCGTTACGGTCTTCGCGCTTTTCGTATTCTGGAGTTTTCTTGAATACACGCCGTTCGGGCGGATCATTCGCGCCGGCTCGCGCGACGCGGAGATGGTGGGTCTTCTCGGCATCAACCTCCCGATCGTGCTCAGCGGCGTTTTCGGCATCGGCTGCCTGCTCGCCGGCCTCGCCGGCCTGCTCGCGGGCCCGCTCTGGACGGTGAATCCGTCGATGGCGGCGGGTGCGATCATGCCAGCTTTCGTGATCGTCACTATCGGGGGTCTCGGGTCCTATGCCGGCGCGATCATTGCTGGCGTCCTGGTCGGCATCGTGACGTCGATGACGATCCAGTTTCATCCCGATTGGTCCAGCGCCGCCATGTACATCCTGATGGCGATCATCCTACTGGTGCGTCCGCGTGGCCTCTTCGGCGAGCGGTGGGAGAGGTTCGAATGA
- a CDS encoding ABC transporter substrate-binding protein: MSREEAMSSNSSRHAGKISRRALIGGASGLVVAQAAGSKLGMPYFGNAAASEPIKIGMIYAKTGAVADQAEYMAQGSLLALELRNNTVLGRQAEVVWLDEPTSQAAQQNAERLIGEHKVVGLVGGSLSSSALAISAVVKKAKLPFVAPNAGAIDLTGRLCNKYTFRLQPPADAHTRVLAPYCAGLGKKWYLITAAFAFGQDIKREFTQFSAANGGTLVGADEVPLNTADYSSFILKIRAAKPDVVVGGLAGSDISTFLKQWNELGMKGKIPFAEIAVGATDLWGVGPEAADGLFTLNWYYKNPNNTPEEQAMASTYEQKYKRPAADKAWMGWMGMKALLDSIETTKSTEPGAIVNALENWGVQRGGVKAGYRAFDHQMVNRMLVVGIKPKISDKWDYFDILAETPSTHAEIEKVFGAETQSACKMDAL; this comes from the coding sequence ATGTCGAGGGAGGAAGCTATGTCGTCTAATTCATCGCGCCATGCGGGCAAGATAAGTCGCCGTGCATTGATCGGCGGCGCGAGTGGCCTTGTGGTGGCGCAGGCAGCCGGGTCGAAGCTCGGCATGCCCTATTTCGGGAATGCCGCCGCCTCCGAGCCGATCAAGATTGGCATGATCTACGCGAAGACAGGCGCGGTGGCCGATCAAGCGGAGTATATGGCGCAGGGCAGCCTGTTAGCGCTCGAGCTTCGTAACAACACGGTTCTGGGTCGGCAGGCGGAGGTCGTTTGGCTGGATGAGCCGACGTCGCAGGCCGCTCAGCAGAATGCGGAGCGCCTGATCGGTGAACACAAGGTCGTCGGCCTCGTTGGAGGCTCGCTGAGCTCGAGCGCGCTGGCAATCTCGGCAGTCGTGAAGAAGGCAAAACTCCCATTCGTCGCCCCCAATGCCGGGGCGATCGACCTCACAGGTCGGCTTTGCAACAAGTATACCTTCCGTCTTCAACCGCCGGCCGATGCCCATACGCGTGTTCTCGCGCCGTATTGTGCGGGTCTTGGCAAGAAATGGTATCTCATCACTGCGGCGTTCGCTTTCGGGCAGGATATCAAGCGCGAATTCACTCAATTCAGCGCGGCCAATGGAGGCACACTCGTCGGTGCCGATGAAGTGCCGCTCAATACTGCCGACTACAGTTCTTTCATTCTTAAGATCCGCGCCGCCAAGCCGGACGTCGTGGTGGGCGGGCTGGCGGGGAGCGATATTTCGACGTTTCTGAAGCAGTGGAACGAACTCGGCATGAAGGGCAAGATTCCGTTCGCGGAAATAGCCGTCGGCGCCACTGATCTCTGGGGCGTGGGTCCCGAAGCGGCCGACGGCCTGTTCACGCTCAATTGGTACTACAAGAACCCCAACAACACCCCGGAAGAGCAGGCGATGGCGTCGACCTACGAGCAGAAATACAAGCGCCCGGCGGCCGACAAGGCATGGATGGGCTGGATGGGGATGAAGGCGTTGCTCGACTCGATCGAGACTACGAAATCGACGGAGCCTGGCGCGATCGTCAATGCGCTCGAAAATTGGGGAGTTCAGCGCGGTGGCGTCAAGGCGGGTTATCGTGCCTTCGACCACCAGATGGTCAACCGCATGCTTGTCGTTGGTATCAAGCCAAAGATCTCCGACAAGTGGGACTATTTCGACATTCTCGCCGAAACACCTTCGACGCATGCTGAAATCGAAAAGGTCTTCGGCGCGGAAACCCAAAGCGCATGCAAGATGGACGCGCTCTGA
- a CDS encoding alpha/beta fold hydrolase: protein MHRRQFIGGAIAGAAAAGSALASTEAAQGAETKSPLTFVLVHGAWHGGWCYRDVANALRAAGHTVFTPTHTGLGERSHLSSESITLETHIRDVCGCIEAEELSNVILCGHSYGGMVITGVADRMSSRIRTLVYLDAFVPEHGQSLNKCLELALSPENAKALVDGFRGSAVKGNSGLMAALPAEAFKVIEDKRAWVDRRCGPQSLATFETPVLLTGAGSAIKERVFILADGWDPSPFRYYAAKVTGLLGWRVTKMSCGHDIMVDLPLELARELGRLA from the coding sequence ATGCATCGCAGACAGTTTATCGGCGGCGCGATCGCAGGAGCGGCGGCCGCTGGATCCGCGCTCGCGAGCACGGAGGCTGCACAAGGCGCCGAAACCAAATCGCCACTAACCTTCGTACTTGTGCATGGGGCCTGGCATGGAGGTTGGTGCTATCGCGACGTCGCCAACGCACTCCGGGCCGCCGGACACACGGTGTTTACTCCCACTCATACCGGCTTGGGTGAACGTTCTCATCTGAGCAGCGAAAGCATCACACTCGAGACACATATCCGGGACGTGTGCGGCTGCATCGAAGCGGAAGAACTCTCCAATGTGATCCTTTGCGGCCACTCTTATGGGGGCATGGTGATAACCGGCGTCGCCGATCGAATGAGCTCGCGGATTCGAACGCTGGTGTACCTCGACGCCTTCGTTCCGGAGCACGGGCAATCCCTGAACAAATGCCTTGAACTCGCCTTGTCACCGGAAAACGCCAAGGCGTTAGTCGACGGGTTTCGGGGAAGCGCCGTGAAGGGCAATAGCGGCCTGATGGCTGCACTGCCGGCCGAAGCTTTCAAGGTCATCGAAGACAAGCGTGCGTGGGTTGATCGGCGGTGCGGCCCGCAATCACTTGCGACATTCGAGACGCCAGTTCTACTTACCGGAGCCGGCTCGGCAATCAAGGAGCGCGTGTTTATCCTCGCCGACGGCTGGGATCCAAGCCCGTTCCGTTACTACGCCGCAAAGGTAACCGGGCTGCTAGGTTGGCGCGTTACCAAGATGTCATGCGGCCATGACATCATGGTGGACCTGCCGCTTGAACTTGCCCGCGAACTCGGAAGGCTGGCATAG